In Paenibacillus sp. 1781tsa1, one DNA window encodes the following:
- a CDS encoding extracellular solute-binding protein, whose amino-acid sequence MAGILQRKTWVLSTVIIVAAACIILYVTSGADEKSADIPPGSLPAIEVDAILQQTRQKKGYEQYRSGTDQATQPNVDITIEAGDYIKAEGEDVRKLTNYEGMDGVSLHTGETGQVDWTINVPETGLYNLSAIYYPVEGKSSAIERALYIDDELPFAEAAYLQFDRVWANEKDVVEQDNQGNDLRPRQVEQPRWMEETFQDSDGYEQAPFKFYLEKGKHTLTLKSSREPMVIRSIHLFNEKTAVPYAETAGAQQSNSSGQPKDVLIRIEGEAAVAKSSPTLYPTSERSSSAVSPYSASQVRINTIGGFNWRLPGQWIEWEVDVPESGLYHIGFTAQQNFVKGIYSTRKLTIDGEVPFAEMAKAPFRYQSDYRIDVMGGKEAYKFHLEKGKHVLRLENSLGDFAPLIRNVEDSLYNLNSMYRRILMITGTKPDEFRDYRVEKQIPNLLEVFSGESKRLKGVAAQLRLLSGQSSDQEALIKTMALQLDEMIDKPDTIPRRLAAYKTNTGGLGTWVQQAREQPLEIDALYVTSIDRDIPGTGMGPLAKLGHEAKIFYHSFFIDYNQIGNVATSEDQRTVTVWIGSGRDQANTMKAMIDKTFTPDSGINVNLKLVNMGTLLPATLSGEGPDIAMQIGNDLPVNFAMRNSAVDLTQFSDYRTVEQEFRESAIVPYAYDSGVYALPETQTFNMLFYRKDVLEELGLEVPQNWQDVEALLAILSKNHMEFGMPIVTQANMQGVNIPPNSQYATMLLQNGGAFYRNDDKESDLDSRIGIETFKQWTEFYTDYKLEREYDFANRFRTGQMPIGLTDYTMYNQLSVFAPEIRGLWGFVPVPGTVQADGTLNRDVPGGGSAVMMLEGAKDQDAAWAFMKWWTSTPIQAEFGREMEGLMGAAARYPTANIKALDSLPWPAEDYANLKAQFETVKGIPEVPGGYFTGRHLFNAFYKTVVGQVEARESIMDYTQYIQDEIRVKRNEFGLP is encoded by the coding sequence ATGGCTGGAATTCTACAACGCAAGACATGGGTATTGTCCACAGTGATCATCGTGGCAGCAGCCTGCATCATTCTATATGTAACTTCCGGCGCTGATGAGAAGAGTGCAGACATTCCACCTGGCAGTCTGCCTGCCATTGAAGTGGATGCAATCTTGCAGCAGACTCGGCAGAAAAAGGGATACGAACAGTATCGATCCGGAACGGATCAGGCTACACAGCCGAATGTGGACATCACCATTGAAGCAGGAGATTACATAAAAGCCGAAGGTGAAGACGTCCGCAAACTGACCAATTATGAGGGAATGGATGGTGTATCTCTCCATACCGGAGAGACCGGACAAGTCGATTGGACCATTAATGTGCCGGAGACCGGGCTGTATAACCTGTCCGCCATCTATTATCCCGTTGAAGGCAAGAGCTCAGCCATTGAGCGTGCGTTGTACATTGACGATGAACTTCCTTTTGCGGAAGCCGCCTATTTGCAGTTTGACCGGGTGTGGGCCAATGAGAAAGATGTTGTTGAGCAGGATAATCAAGGCAATGACCTTCGTCCGAGACAAGTGGAGCAACCACGCTGGATGGAAGAGACGTTTCAGGACTCCGACGGGTACGAACAGGCTCCATTCAAGTTTTATTTGGAAAAAGGGAAACACACCCTAACGCTAAAATCCTCGCGTGAACCCATGGTGATCCGATCCATTCATCTTTTCAATGAGAAGACAGCCGTTCCTTACGCAGAGACTGCGGGTGCACAACAATCGAATTCCTCTGGGCAACCGAAGGATGTACTTATTCGCATTGAAGGAGAAGCTGCTGTTGCCAAATCTTCACCTACGTTATACCCGACGAGCGAAAGATCAAGTTCTGCTGTATCTCCATATAGCGCTTCCCAGGTACGCATCAATACGATTGGCGGATTTAACTGGCGTTTGCCAGGACAATGGATTGAATGGGAAGTGGATGTGCCGGAGAGTGGACTGTATCATATCGGTTTTACCGCACAGCAGAATTTTGTCAAAGGCATCTATTCTACACGCAAACTGACCATTGACGGTGAAGTTCCGTTTGCAGAGATGGCCAAAGCACCTTTTCGTTATCAAAGTGACTATCGCATTGACGTCATGGGCGGCAAGGAAGCATACAAGTTTCACTTGGAAAAAGGAAAACATGTGCTGCGGCTGGAGAACAGCCTAGGTGATTTTGCGCCCCTCATCCGAAATGTGGAGGACAGTCTGTACAACTTGAACTCCATGTACCGACGCATTCTGATGATTACAGGTACGAAGCCTGATGAATTCCGGGATTACCGGGTGGAAAAACAGATCCCGAACCTGCTGGAAGTGTTCAGCGGAGAAAGTAAAAGACTCAAAGGCGTGGCCGCACAGCTTCGTCTCCTGTCAGGACAGTCCAGCGATCAGGAAGCGCTGATCAAGACGATGGCGCTGCAACTGGACGAGATGATTGACAAACCAGATACCATTCCAAGACGGCTTGCGGCTTATAAAACCAATACAGGCGGTCTTGGCACATGGGTGCAGCAGGCACGAGAACAGCCCCTGGAGATCGACGCACTGTACGTCACTTCGATCGACCGCGATATTCCCGGCACAGGCATGGGGCCACTTGCCAAGCTCGGTCATGAAGCGAAGATATTCTATCATTCGTTCTTCATTGATTACAACCAGATCGGCAATGTAGCCACATCGGAAGATCAGCGCACCGTAACCGTCTGGATTGGCAGCGGGCGGGACCAGGCGAATACGATGAAGGCGATGATTGACAAGACCTTCACACCAGACAGTGGCATTAACGTGAACCTGAAGCTGGTCAACATGGGAACCTTGCTGCCAGCAACCTTGTCCGGTGAAGGACCCGATATTGCCATGCAGATCGGTAATGATCTGCCTGTGAATTTTGCGATGCGGAACTCGGCTGTAGATCTGACGCAATTCAGTGACTATCGCACCGTAGAACAGGAGTTCAGGGAAAGTGCAATCGTGCCGTATGCCTATGATTCAGGCGTATATGCCCTGCCGGAAACACAGACCTTTAACATGTTGTTTTACCGTAAAGACGTGCTGGAAGAACTCGGGCTTGAAGTGCCTCAGAACTGGCAGGATGTCGAGGCTCTACTCGCGATTCTGAGCAAAAATCACATGGAATTTGGCATGCCGATTGTGACTCAGGCGAATATGCAGGGTGTCAATATTCCGCCGAACTCACAGTATGCCACGATGCTGCTCCAGAACGGAGGCGCTTTCTATCGGAACGATGACAAGGAGTCGGATCTGGATTCCCGGATCGGGATCGAGACGTTCAAGCAGTGGACCGAATTCTATACCGATTACAAGCTGGAGCGGGAATATGATTTTGCCAATCGTTTCCGGACAGGACAGATGCCTATTGGACTAACGGATTACACCATGTACAACCAGTTGTCCGTATTTGCACCGGAGATTCGAGGATTATGGGGATTCGTTCCTGTACCGGGAACCGTTCAAGCGGATGGAACCTTGAATCGGGACGTACCCGGTGGAGGCAGCGCAGTCATGATGCTGGAGGGTGCCAAGGATCAGGATGCGGCGTGGGCGTTCATGAAGTGGTGGACCAGTACACCGATCCAGGCTGAATTCGGACGGGAGATGGAAGGACTGATGGGTGCGGCTGCCCGTTATCCAACGGCCAACATCAAGGCACTGGATTCCCTGCCGTGGCCTGCGGAGGATTACGCCAATCTGAAGGCACAATTCGAAACCGTGAAGGGCATTCCCGAAGTACCTGGTGGTTATTTTACAGGCCGCCATCTGTTCAATGCATTTTACAAAACCGTTGTTGGCCAAGTGGAAGCCAGGGAATCCATCATGGATTATACCCAATATATTCAGGACGAGATTCGAGTGAAGCGTAATGAATTTGGTCTTCCGTAA
- a CDS encoding DUF5696 domain-containing protein yields MNKRQRLYTVLAGGTAVIMIAAGLLYINNRGIPAVKAAAYLDTTTQAMPVTEVPLQFLSDSSQGVPGMQLVAEDQGLALYYNEETTEIAVRDGKSGEVWYSNPKERAEDSLASAYEKEVLSSQLNVSFRDSMGTLENFPNFSSSISNKQFTVGQIDQGIRVNYTLGDTSLGIDALPKLISKQRLEEKVLSKLDATVARYTSARYYPTKNNPDILERLDGQISKQLVLNKMLGAFETAGYTADDLAFDNQENGVEGGGVSDKPSFVISVEYRLEQGALVVTVPLSQIEESGQYRIRNIDLLAYFGAADTKGEGYMLVPDGSGSLIHLNNGKTQEEQYVQRVYGTDPNDNSLSRPQVSESAHMPVFGLKNGENAWFAVIEKGDGIASISADIGGRQNSYNHVHATFSLRGEDELEMYTSQKMQEIQLLSDEPFRGDIQVRYHFLHGEDASYSGMARLYQQQLIEQDILKPLAEQTELPFYVDVLGAVDKKASFLSVPYRTTLAMTTYEQATEMAAKLQQNGVNRVQMRYQGWFGGGISHHTPTKVKLDSEVGSHSELQALSAKLEQSGGALFPDVAFQHIYHDDMRFAPSSDAARFVTKETAELYPYNPALNRMDQSRDSYYLLSAAKLPYVVSEFADQYNQLDLGGLSLRDLGQVLTSDYRDSRVIHRETAKNIVKEQLGKLEQSYPNLMISAANSYAWGSAQHVVNVPAGSSRFNITDEEVPFYAMVIHGYMNYAASPMNTSGDQDLRKQLLRSLELGAAPYFQWTYEPSSRLKLTNYDSAYATEYAYWVDDAVALYKQANEVLGDLANEQILKHERIQDGVVRIIYTGGTSILVNYNADAVTVDGTTVGGTDYVVGGVNR; encoded by the coding sequence GTGAACAAAAGGCAACGACTATATACGGTGCTGGCTGGTGGTACAGCTGTGATCATGATTGCAGCCGGGCTGCTGTATATAAACAACAGGGGGATTCCTGCCGTAAAAGCCGCGGCTTATCTGGATACGACAACCCAAGCCATGCCCGTCACGGAGGTCCCGCTGCAGTTCCTTAGCGACTCTTCGCAGGGTGTGCCTGGTATGCAGCTGGTCGCCGAAGATCAGGGATTGGCCCTGTACTATAACGAGGAAACAACGGAAATTGCAGTACGGGACGGGAAGAGTGGAGAGGTCTGGTATAGCAACCCGAAAGAACGGGCTGAGGACAGTCTCGCTTCCGCATATGAAAAAGAAGTGCTGTCCTCCCAGTTGAACGTGTCTTTCCGGGATTCGATGGGCACACTGGAGAACTTTCCAAATTTCAGTTCGAGTATAAGCAACAAACAATTCACAGTGGGTCAGATCGATCAGGGGATTCGGGTGAACTATACACTTGGTGATACGTCGCTTGGCATTGATGCACTGCCGAAGTTGATTAGCAAGCAGCGACTCGAGGAGAAGGTGCTTTCCAAGCTGGACGCTACTGTCGCAAGATACACGTCTGCACGTTATTATCCAACCAAGAACAATCCGGATATTCTGGAACGGCTGGATGGACAGATTTCGAAGCAGCTAGTACTGAACAAGATGTTGGGTGCCTTTGAGACGGCGGGTTATACCGCGGACGATTTGGCTTTTGACAATCAGGAGAACGGGGTTGAAGGTGGGGGCGTATCCGATAAGCCCAGCTTTGTCATTTCAGTGGAATACCGACTGGAGCAGGGAGCACTTGTTGTGACCGTGCCTCTGAGCCAGATAGAGGAAAGTGGGCAATACCGCATTCGGAATATTGATTTGCTCGCTTATTTTGGTGCTGCGGATACGAAGGGTGAGGGCTATATGCTCGTGCCTGATGGTTCCGGCAGCCTGATCCATCTGAACAACGGGAAAACCCAGGAAGAGCAGTATGTACAGCGCGTATACGGCACAGACCCAAATGATAATTCGCTCAGTCGTCCTCAGGTTAGTGAATCCGCGCATATGCCTGTGTTTGGTCTGAAAAACGGAGAGAATGCCTGGTTTGCAGTCATTGAAAAAGGGGACGGCATTGCCAGTATCTCCGCGGATATTGGAGGCAGGCAGAACAGTTACAATCACGTGCATGCGACCTTCTCCCTGCGGGGTGAAGATGAACTGGAGATGTACACCTCGCAGAAAATGCAGGAGATCCAGCTGCTTAGCGATGAGCCTTTCCGTGGAGATATTCAGGTTCGCTATCATTTCCTTCATGGAGAAGATGCCAGTTACTCGGGTATGGCCCGCCTATATCAGCAGCAGTTGATAGAGCAGGATATATTGAAGCCGCTCGCAGAACAGACGGAGCTGCCGTTCTATGTGGATGTGCTTGGTGCAGTGGACAAAAAGGCTTCGTTCCTGAGTGTGCCCTATCGGACCACTTTAGCCATGACGACGTACGAACAGGCCACCGAAATGGCAGCGAAGTTACAGCAGAATGGTGTGAACCGCGTACAAATGCGTTATCAGGGATGGTTCGGCGGTGGCATCAGTCATCATACGCCAACCAAGGTGAAGTTGGACAGTGAAGTAGGCAGTCATTCCGAACTTCAGGCGTTGTCCGCCAAGCTGGAGCAGTCGGGTGGAGCTTTGTTCCCGGATGTGGCTTTCCAGCATATTTATCACGATGATATGCGTTTTGCTCCTTCCTCGGATGCGGCGCGGTTTGTCACAAAGGAGACAGCAGAACTGTATCCATACAATCCTGCGCTTAATCGCATGGATCAGAGTAGGGACAGCTATTATCTGCTCTCAGCGGCCAAGCTTCCTTATGTAGTGAGTGAGTTTGCTGACCAATACAATCAACTGGACCTCGGCGGATTATCCCTTCGTGATCTCGGGCAGGTCCTGACTTCCGATTACCGGGATAGTCGGGTGATTCATCGGGAGACGGCGAAAAACATTGTGAAGGAGCAACTTGGCAAGTTGGAACAGTCCTATCCGAACCTGATGATATCTGCTGCAAATAGCTACGCTTGGGGTAGTGCACAACATGTTGTGAATGTACCCGCAGGGTCGAGTCGGTTCAATATTACCGATGAAGAGGTTCCTTTTTATGCGATGGTCATTCATGGATACATGAACTATGCGGCATCTCCGATGAACACATCGGGAGATCAGGATCTGCGCAAACAGTTGCTGCGCAGCCTGGAGCTTGGGGCAGCTCCGTATTTTCAATGGACCTATGAACCATCTTCCCGGCTGAAGCTGACGAATTATGATTCGGCTTACGCAACGGAGTATGCATATTGGGTGGATGACGCCGTTGCCTTGTATAAGCAGGCTAATGAAGTGTTGGGAGATCTGGCGAATGAGCAGATTCTCAAGCATGAACGCATTCAGGATGGTGTGGTCCGGATCATCTATACTGGCGGTACATCCATCCTTGTGAATTACAATGCGGATGCTGTAACCGTGGATGGAACAACGGTTGGCGGGACGGATTATGTGGTGGGAGGAGTGAACCGATGA
- a CDS encoding carbohydrate ABC transporter permease, which yields MAAIATGKKRVNRSLSGSLSLFALLLVFGAFMVLPLIYAINNAFKPLDEIFTFPPTLFVKNPTFSNFTDLLNLLSDSWVPFSRYIFNTVFITGIGIVGHVLLASAAAYPLAKHKFPGKVFMFQVVVLSLMFTPAVTAIPNYMIMSWLGWIDTYWAVIIPAFAYSLGLYLMKQFMEQIPDALLEAAKIDGASEYRIFWSIVMPNVKPAWLTLIILLFQMLWGSDGNGYIYSEQLKTLHYAAGQIIQGGISRAGAGAAVALILMSVPITLFIFSQSRIIETMASSGMKD from the coding sequence ATGGCTGCAATTGCGACAGGCAAAAAGCGGGTAAATCGCTCGCTATCGGGAAGTCTCTCCCTGTTTGCCCTTCTGCTCGTATTTGGTGCCTTCATGGTGCTGCCGCTGATCTATGCAATCAACAATGCATTCAAACCATTGGATGAGATTTTTACCTTTCCACCAACGCTGTTTGTCAAAAATCCGACGTTCAGCAACTTTACGGATCTGCTGAATCTGCTGAGTGACTCGTGGGTGCCGTTCTCACGTTATATATTCAACACGGTGTTTATAACAGGCATCGGTATCGTAGGCCATGTGCTGCTAGCTTCCGCGGCGGCCTACCCGCTTGCCAAGCACAAGTTTCCAGGCAAAGTATTCATGTTCCAAGTGGTCGTACTGTCACTGATGTTCACACCTGCGGTGACGGCAATTCCGAACTATATGATCATGTCATGGCTCGGATGGATTGACACTTACTGGGCAGTCATTATTCCGGCATTTGCCTATTCACTCGGGTTGTATCTGATGAAACAATTCATGGAGCAGATCCCGGATGCACTGCTGGAAGCAGCCAAGATTGACGGTGCGAGTGAATACCGGATCTTTTGGTCTATCGTTATGCCCAATGTGAAGCCAGCCTGGCTTACGTTGATCATCCTGTTGTTCCAGATGTTATGGGGCAGTGATGGCAATGGATACATTTATAGTGAGCAGCTCAAGACCTTGCATTATGCAGCGGGCCAGATTATTCAGGGCGGAATTTCCCGGGCAGGAGCGGGTGCTGCGGTAGCACTGATTTTGATGAGTGTGCCGATCACGCTATTTATTTTCTCTCAGAGCCGGATCATTGAGACGATGGCGAGCTCGGGCATGAAGGATTAA
- a CDS encoding carbohydrate ABC transporter permease has product MRTIRLSLKSRRALLGLAFISPWLVGFIFLFATPLLQSIRFSLSNLSVAPGGYVLDFVGFKNFKDALLVDATFNRILVDSVGAMLLNVPMILFFSLFTATLLNQKFRGRTMARAIFFLPVILASSAVAAAESAGLINLMGDASAVDAAADGGASFNVVSIVRMLADVGLPMAYVDYIVEAIMRIYEIISSSGVQILIFLAALQSVPGSMYEVAKIEGATAYESFWKITFPMVSPLILTNVIYTIIDSFAGSPVTQAIYQTAFKTQNFGLSSAMSWLYTLVIGLVLIVVGWVLSRRVHYN; this is encoded by the coding sequence ATGAGAACCATTCGATTATCGCTGAAGTCACGGAGAGCGCTGCTTGGACTTGCATTTATTTCGCCGTGGCTGGTCGGCTTCATCTTCCTCTTTGCCACGCCGCTCCTGCAATCGATTCGGTTCAGTTTGAGTAATCTGTCCGTTGCTCCGGGCGGGTACGTTCTGGACTTCGTTGGATTTAAAAACTTCAAGGATGCGCTTCTGGTTGATGCGACGTTCAACCGGATTCTGGTCGACTCCGTTGGAGCGATGTTGCTGAATGTGCCGATGATTTTGTTCTTCAGTCTGTTCACGGCGACACTGCTTAACCAGAAGTTCAGAGGTAGAACGATGGCACGTGCAATCTTCTTTTTACCGGTTATTCTGGCTTCCAGTGCAGTTGCAGCAGCTGAGTCTGCGGGATTAATCAATCTGATGGGAGATGCAAGTGCTGTCGATGCGGCCGCTGATGGCGGTGCCTCGTTCAATGTGGTATCCATTGTGCGGATGCTGGCGGATGTGGGATTGCCAATGGCCTATGTGGATTATATCGTTGAAGCCATCATGCGGATCTATGAGATTATTAGCAGTTCGGGTGTGCAGATTTTGATTTTCCTTGCCGCGCTGCAATCGGTACCGGGATCAATGTATGAGGTTGCGAAGATCGAAGGGGCGACAGCCTACGAATCGTTCTGGAAAATTACCTTTCCCATGGTCAGTCCATTGATTCTGACAAATGTCATCTATACCATCATTGATTCCTTTGCCGGAAGTCCGGTCACACAGGCTATCTATCAGACCGCATTCAAAACCCAGAACTTTGGCTTAAGCTCGGCGATGTCCTGGCTATATACGCTGGTGATTGGCCTTGTACTGATCGTAGTGGGCTGGGTCTTGTCACGGCGGGTTCACTACAACTGA
- a CDS encoding carbohydrate ABC transporter permease, with translation MGMKSWWSWKLQEMKASKHSYVLLAPYMLLFLMFTVIPVVISIILSFTYFNMLEFPRFIGWQNYTRLFLEDDVFLIAIKNTLLFAIITGPISYIACFVFAWIINELTPKWRAFMTLIFYAPSISGNVYFIWLMIFSGDRYGIANGLLIKWGFLLEPIQWLKTEAYIMPILILVQLWLSLGTGFLAFIAGLQTVDRTLYEAGAVDGIKNRWQELWYITLPSMRPQLMFGAVIQLTTSFAVADVSIALAGFPSVNYAAETVVTHLIDFGTTRFEMGYASAIATVLFMIMVGTNLLVQKLLRRVGE, from the coding sequence ATGGGCATGAAATCGTGGTGGAGCTGGAAGCTCCAGGAAATGAAGGCCAGCAAACATTCCTATGTTCTGCTTGCACCGTATATGCTCCTGTTCCTCATGTTTACCGTGATTCCGGTTGTCATCTCGATCATACTCAGCTTCACCTACTTTAATATGTTGGAATTTCCACGTTTCATTGGCTGGCAGAACTATACTCGCCTGTTTCTGGAGGATGATGTATTCCTGATTGCGATCAAGAATACGCTGCTGTTTGCCATTATTACCGGACCGATCAGTTACATTGCTTGCTTCGTCTTCGCGTGGATCATTAATGAGTTAACACCGAAATGGAGAGCTTTCATGACGCTGATCTTCTACGCGCCCTCCATCTCGGGCAATGTGTATTTTATCTGGCTGATGATCTTCTCGGGAGATCGTTATGGTATTGCCAATGGGCTTTTGATCAAATGGGGTTTTCTGCTGGAGCCAATCCAGTGGCTAAAGACGGAAGCCTACATTATGCCGATCCTCATTCTCGTGCAGTTATGGCTGAGTCTCGGAACCGGATTTCTGGCGTTTATCGCCGGTTTGCAGACGGTGGACCGGACGTTATATGAAGCAGGAGCAGTGGATGGGATCAAAAATCGCTGGCAGGAGCTATGGTACATTACCCTGCCTTCGATGCGCCCGCAGCTCATGTTCGGCGCAGTCATTCAGCTTACAACCTCGTTTGCCGTGGCCGATGTGTCGATTGCGCTGGCCGGGTTCCCAAGCGTGAATTATGCAGCAGAGACCGTGGTGACCCATTTGATCGACTTTGGTACAACACGGTTTGAGATGGGTTACGCATCAGCGATTGCCACCGTATTGTTCATGATTATGGTGGGTACCAACTTGCTGGTACAGAAACTGCTTCGAAGGGTGGGAGAATAG
- a CDS encoding NHL repeat-containing protein — protein sequence MARTVKRWLVLLAAVSLLLVNAVPAAASPAPYESYNYNYWKEAVPSPDAYLPERTISGRDLGISEFKDPGDVNVSPSGLIYILDSGNSRVVVLDPGFKLLRVIDGFMMEGSKESFNLPGGLFVDEEERIYVADTGNSRVVVLDGEGMLLHTITKPESDILSTQFQFQPLKLTVDHVGRVYVVAQGVYEGIMQFDESGTFIGYVGTNKVERDYGEYIWRMLSTKAQRAQMVLFVPTEFSNADIDPKGFVYATNIDPGSNEPIKRLNPSGEDVLKRFGYYDVKGDIRFRNNPGPSKLIDVKVLGDGMYSVLDATQNRVFTYDDEGHLLYIYGGKGNQVGTLKTPVAIEQSGEHHLVLDRGKNNLVVYEPTRFGSRVNEAVALHYRGEDTEAVNIWREVLKLNANYDIAYIGIGKSLLMEKKNEEALDYFELGMDRKSYSVAFKRHRREMMKEHFGTFLTVAIALIVILFLTRVAVKWRQRRQVDREAGFH from the coding sequence ATGGCACGCACAGTGAAAAGATGGCTTGTTCTCCTGGCGGCAGTATCTCTGCTGCTGGTGAATGCCGTGCCTGCGGCGGCCTCCCCGGCGCCGTATGAGAGTTATAACTACAACTACTGGAAAGAGGCTGTTCCTTCACCAGATGCCTATCTGCCCGAGCGCACCATTTCAGGCCGTGACCTCGGCATTAGTGAGTTCAAAGACCCCGGTGATGTGAACGTTTCTCCGTCCGGGTTGATCTACATTTTGGATAGCGGTAACAGCCGAGTTGTCGTATTGGACCCAGGCTTTAAGCTGCTGCGCGTCATCGATGGATTCATGATGGAGGGTAGCAAAGAGAGCTTTAACCTTCCAGGTGGATTGTTTGTAGATGAAGAAGAACGCATATATGTCGCCGATACGGGAAACAGTCGAGTGGTTGTTTTGGATGGAGAAGGGATGCTGCTTCATACCATAACCAAGCCGGAGTCGGATATCCTGTCGACCCAATTCCAGTTCCAGCCCTTGAAACTGACGGTTGATCATGTAGGTCGCGTATATGTTGTGGCACAAGGTGTCTACGAAGGCATTATGCAGTTTGATGAGAGTGGGACATTTATCGGATACGTCGGTACCAACAAAGTGGAGCGGGACTACGGCGAATACATCTGGCGCATGTTATCCACCAAAGCCCAGCGTGCACAGATGGTCCTGTTTGTTCCAACGGAGTTCTCCAATGCGGATATTGACCCCAAAGGATTCGTGTATGCGACGAATATTGATCCAGGTTCGAATGAACCGATCAAACGTCTCAACCCGTCTGGTGAAGATGTACTGAAGCGGTTTGGTTACTACGACGTCAAAGGCGATATCCGGTTCCGCAACAATCCGGGTCCATCCAAACTGATTGATGTGAAAGTGCTGGGCGACGGCATGTACAGTGTACTGGATGCGACACAGAACCGGGTGTTCACGTACGACGATGAAGGTCATCTGCTCTACATATACGGTGGCAAAGGCAATCAGGTGGGCACGCTCAAAACACCTGTCGCGATTGAACAATCGGGTGAGCATCACTTGGTTCTGGACCGGGGCAAGAACAATCTTGTTGTCTATGAGCCAACCCGTTTTGGTTCCCGTGTGAATGAAGCGGTGGCACTCCACTATCGGGGCGAGGACACGGAGGCCGTAAATATATGGAGAGAAGTGCTTAAGCTGAATGCCAACTATGACATCGCCTATATCGGTATCGGCAAGTCCTTATTAATGGAGAAGAAAAACGAGGAAGCGCTGGATTACTTCGAACTTGGGATGGATCGCAAGAGTTATTCTGTGGCATTCAAGAGGCATCGGCGAGAGATGATGAAGGAACATTTTGGTACATTCCTGACCGTTGCAATCGCGCTGATTGTCATTCTGTTCCTGACCCGGGTAGCGGTTAAATGGAGACAGAGGAGGCAGGTTGATCGTGAAGCAGGATTTCATTAA
- a CDS encoding YIP1 family protein — protein MKQDFIKFPLHLIFHPIAAFWDLKSDNRGRLLVAFAALALTIVMMILQKQYAGFLVNYIDPRTINSIIEIATVAVPFFLWCTANWAVTTLMEGEGKFREIVLATGYSLIPVILIYAPMIVISRFMVQEETAFYYLFNSIAFFWFVLLLFIGTMTVHQYTVFKTIVTMVLTLIVMGIIVFLGALVFSMLQQLYEFGYNIYRELIFRT, from the coding sequence GTGAAGCAGGATTTCATTAAGTTTCCGCTGCATCTCATTTTTCACCCCATTGCTGCATTTTGGGATCTCAAGTCGGATAACCGGGGACGACTGCTTGTTGCTTTTGCAGCACTCGCGCTTACCATTGTCATGATGATTTTGCAAAAGCAGTACGCAGGATTTCTCGTCAATTACATCGACCCTCGCACGATTAACAGCATCATTGAGATCGCCACAGTTGCGGTGCCTTTCTTTCTATGGTGTACGGCCAATTGGGCAGTAACAACCTTGATGGAAGGGGAAGGCAAGTTCAGGGAAATCGTTCTGGCAACAGGTTACTCGCTCATTCCGGTTATTCTGATCTATGCCCCAATGATCGTGATTAGCCGCTTTATGGTGCAGGAGGAGACTGCTTTTTATTATCTGTTCAATAGCATCGCTTTTTTCTGGTTTGTACTGCTTCTGTTCATTGGCACGATGACGGTACACCAGTACACGGTATTTAAAACAATCGTTACGATGGTGCTGACACTCATTGTGATGGGCATTATCGTATTCCTTGGCGCACTGGTCTTCAGCATGCTGCAACAGTTGTACGAATTCGGTTATAACATTTACCGCGAGTTGATTTTTCGGACCTAA